One genomic region from Bacillus aquiflavi encodes:
- a CDS encoding TIGR02679 domain-containing protein translates to MSKEKLADARQFFREHPVYDRLFTRFKKKYQSLGKIGGTVKISDFPNRDLIELASFFGTTRSELLDKGKGKLSLLAFERQLERTKFDGIPLLELLESFFEEKILTNNELKKRKEIYIEESFRELSERFPVLTFWFQYLQKKSADTYWIYRLLEGKKSFFYHDVRILSDAFKHLPKDGERIAMFSHRLTKDPHAFDQNTELGKLWLHLLSVHSRNEEEGEITIPSDSEAISQLLERYMLYRDDITNDVTVVNIQAETAKGSHPVWKAATTCEVPTVLNVPIRELTSLTRAYPAGCSKKVWIVENSGVFSTILDRFPTVPLICTHGQFKLASLKLMDLFVKEECLLMYAGDFDPEGLTMLQRLMLRYENFVVPWRMDVTHYEASDPTVMLSEDRLAKLKSITINELQPVKEAMLKRKKAGYQEAIVPLYFNDLA, encoded by the coding sequence GTGTCTAAAGAAAAGCTAGCTGATGCTCGGCAATTTTTTCGAGAGCATCCTGTGTACGATCGTCTTTTTACTCGATTTAAGAAAAAGTATCAATCTTTAGGGAAAATTGGTGGAACGGTAAAGATAAGTGATTTTCCCAATCGTGATTTAATTGAACTTGCGTCTTTTTTCGGGACAACTCGATCTGAATTATTAGATAAAGGGAAAGGAAAACTATCTCTTTTGGCTTTTGAGCGACAGCTCGAGCGGACAAAATTTGACGGAATTCCTTTACTTGAGCTGCTGGAGTCTTTTTTTGAAGAGAAGATATTGACGAACAATGAACTGAAAAAGAGGAAAGAGATTTACATAGAAGAGTCATTTCGTGAATTATCTGAGCGCTTTCCCGTTCTAACATTTTGGTTTCAATATTTACAAAAAAAATCAGCGGATACGTACTGGATTTATCGTTTACTAGAAGGTAAGAAGTCTTTTTTCTATCATGATGTTCGTATATTAAGTGATGCTTTCAAACACCTCCCAAAGGATGGAGAACGGATAGCAATGTTCAGTCATCGTCTTACAAAAGATCCGCATGCCTTTGATCAAAATACAGAGCTCGGAAAGCTTTGGCTTCATTTGTTATCAGTACATTCACGAAATGAAGAGGAGGGTGAAATCACGATCCCATCTGATAGTGAAGCGATTAGTCAGTTACTTGAAAGGTATATGCTTTATCGTGATGATATTACAAATGATGTTACTGTCGTTAACATTCAAGCGGAGACTGCTAAAGGGTCTCATCCTGTCTGGAAAGCAGCGACAACGTGTGAAGTACCGACTGTATTAAATGTGCCAATTCGTGAATTAACTTCACTTACTAGAGCGTACCCCGCTGGGTGTAGTAAAAAAGTATGGATTGTGGAAAATTCAGGTGTGTTTTCTACTATTTTAGATCGTTTTCCGACCGTACCTCTTATTTGCACTCATGGGCAATTTAAGCTTGCAAGTCTTAAGCTTATGGATTTATTCGTCAAAGAAGAATGTTTGCTTATGTATGCGGGAGATTTTGATCCTGAAGGGCTAACAATGTTACAACGATTAATGCTACGCTACGAAAACTTTGTCGTTCCGTGGCGGATGGATGTTACTCATTACGAAGCTTCAGATCCAACAGTCATGTTATCGGAAGATCGTTTAGCAAAGCTAAAGAGTATTACAATTAATGAATTACAACCAGTGAAAGAGGCAATGTTAAAGCGAAAAAAGGCAGGCTACCAAGAAGCGATTGTACCTTTATATTTTAACGATTTAGCATGA
- a CDS encoding DUF5655 domain-containing protein, whose translation MLNLFERLRKRICNIDSSVREEFKKLYIAYKTSTNFVDIVPQKRRLRLSLNMSFSEIHDPKGICKDVTNIGRWGNGDVEFGVSSIDEIEDAMYLIQQSFNKHRDED comes from the coding sequence ATGTTAAATTTATTTGAACGACTTAGAAAAAGAATTTGTAATATCGATAGTTCGGTTAGAGAAGAATTCAAGAAATTATATATTGCTTATAAAACATCAACAAATTTTGTTGATATTGTACCACAAAAAAGAAGACTTCGTTTAAGTCTTAATATGTCTTTTAGCGAAATACATGATCCAAAAGGAATTTGTAAAGATGTGACTAACATAGGCAGATGGGGGAATGGTGACGTAGAATTTGGAGTTTCAAGTATTGATGAAATTGAAGATGCGATGTACTTAATACAACAGTCTTTTAATAAACATAGAGATGAAGATTAG
- a CDS encoding DinB family protein produces MTEKNKIITHYENSLMFIKNLEKVSVYEWSTPIKAGKWSVAEIVGHFITWDQFVLTERIPYFFKNNTQLKRPDVEKMNEQSSRKSRAMSKEKIISDFLRTRKDLLKEVQLIGNEYWDKEIRIGGTLLFLSDYFNGLIHHENHHFRQIREWL; encoded by the coding sequence ATGACAGAAAAAAATAAAATAATCACTCATTATGAAAACTCATTAATGTTTATAAAAAATTTGGAAAAGGTATCAGTATACGAATGGTCTACGCCCATTAAAGCAGGAAAATGGAGTGTAGCTGAAATTGTCGGGCACTTCATTACGTGGGATCAATTCGTATTAACTGAGCGTATCCCATATTTTTTTAAAAACAATACTCAACTTAAAAGACCAGATGTAGAGAAGATGAATGAACAATCTTCGCGTAAAAGTCGGGCGATGAGCAAAGAAAAAATTATCTCTGATTTTCTCCGGACACGAAAGGATTTGCTAAAGGAAGTTCAGTTAATTGGTAATGAATATTGGGATAAAGAAATAAGAATTGGAGGAACTTTGCTTTTCTTATCGGATTATTTTAACGGTCTTATTCACCATGAAAATCATCATTTTAGGCAAATTCGTGAGTGGCTATAA
- a CDS encoding ASCH domain-containing protein, with protein MNKAAQIYWEAYWKEREKPQSVSAWQFGDNSDDLAQLVIEGKKTATCSAYMIYELEHEPLPTIGDYSIILNSAEEPVAIIKTTEVTLTPMNEVTEEFAFAEGEGDRSYRYWKEAHEEFFTDQLNKIGHKFSEDMLLVCERFELVDVKK; from the coding sequence ATGAATAAAGCAGCACAAATATATTGGGAAGCCTATTGGAAAGAGAGAGAAAAGCCTCAGTCAGTTAGCGCATGGCAATTTGGCGACAATTCAGATGATCTTGCACAGTTAGTAATAGAAGGTAAAAAAACAGCGACATGTTCCGCGTACATGATATATGAATTAGAACATGAACCATTACCGACTATAGGAGATTATAGCATTATTTTGAATAGTGCTGAAGAACCTGTTGCAATAATTAAAACGACAGAAGTAACGTTGACGCCAATGAATGAAGTGACAGAAGAATTTGCTTTTGCTGAAGGAGAAGGAGATCGATCATATCGATATTGGAAAGAAGCTCATGAAGAATTCTTTACAGATCAATTAAATAAGATTGGTCATAAATTTTCTGAAGATATGTTACTTGTTTGTGAACGTTTTGAATTAGTAGATGTAAAGAAATAG
- a CDS encoding thiazolylpeptide-type bacteriocin: MRENVDLRNILEEIENIEIMEVSESMLLSETGATSGSSSSGSTSCCGSCSCISCGS; this comes from the coding sequence ATGAGAGAAAATGTCGATTTACGTAATATTTTAGAGGAAATTGAGAACATCGAAATTATGGAAGTTTCTGAATCAATGTTACTATCAGAGACAGGCGCAACAAGTGGCTCTAGTTCATCTGGAAGCACATCTTGCTGTGGATCATGTTCTTGTATTAGCTGCGGAAGCTAA
- a CDS encoding thiazolylpeptide-type bacteriocin, translating into MKENLDLKNILEEIDNIEIMEVSESMLLSETGATSGSSSSGSTSCCGSCSCISCGGSK; encoded by the coding sequence ATGAAGGAAAATTTAGACTTAAAAAACATTTTAGAAGAAATCGACAATATTGAAATTATGGAAGTTTCAGAGTCTATGTTATTATCGGAAACAGGTGCAACAAGTGGCTCTAGTTCATCTGGAAGTACATCTTGCTGTGGTTCATGTTCTTGCATTAGCTGTGGGGGAAGCAAGTAA
- a CDS encoding lantibiotic dehydratase, translating into MKIFPWYVIRENPISTSKFAPLRDDGWLSQIYELVKVEKIREEEKEQAIASLERLYKEKQDHAILKLKRNMYNDRKIDWAKIPDDILQCIHTYHQIDTQFWKLYKSSHSEYDSKYLADRKVLQQLFKQNQKLSNPLPLLNRKFHYKFLKYIEEPSENHNAKVRKIDYQLSRILSRSTVKTSPFSSFTSVEIKKQGEIQSHSERNDYYATELNFYMLQKIVQVLAKDYEYAKQLPYRMSFYSIDHENIHYTIQIDLDRGKVFNNVEKTIVLKNNVILKTLINAFSKDDVISYEKLVQHLLKFSDEQSINKFLYEGLIKKGIIFPDICVDEYSTNVYEHFIHTLRSFKDESRKIETIIQLVENAQQLLKEYEKEDVENRFHIQQKVINEFEEIEEVLEHPLPKDLLFYEDYVVKNSETTHQLENHTLEDIHYIQKLSLPINITSALHFEFAHQYKKVYGNKRVSVLDRGVRKLFLDVVGKFHNWTNVLAPIENLESKKALQLEEMKKEVANYLCSLKDARKEAYVSKKKIDQWYKQFIEISPLNEKMSSTVLLQSNAEHVILNKLYAGKLRLFTRFFENEPSIYEEEEFKSYIQHVFGHHTVEIMEGFGFNANRHRSVLNRLILPNSRGTSNNEQTLHARNLFFEFNEETELVEIKEPGSDTPLTVECLGSLVDYMLPYTIQIIANSVSPRFDIDYLDLWNFNKEQFIVDYIPRIYVGNTVISREKWLINTANLRRKLKPDEWAVYVAKMFIEQQLPVEFFVKKYSSEEEQIDYAKMKKTEFKPQYINLYSPVFIKDFEKICSSHHYIILEEVYPRLTDYETNKEYQWEVVLED; encoded by the coding sequence ATGAAAATATTTCCATGGTATGTAATTAGGGAGAACCCTATTTCTACAAGTAAGTTTGCTCCCCTAAGGGATGATGGATGGCTTTCCCAAATATATGAACTAGTTAAAGTTGAAAAGATAAGAGAAGAGGAAAAAGAACAGGCAATAGCCTCATTGGAACGACTCTATAAGGAGAAGCAAGATCATGCAATTTTGAAGCTGAAAAGAAATATGTATAACGATCGTAAAATTGATTGGGCAAAAATCCCAGATGATATTTTGCAGTGCATCCATACCTATCATCAAATAGATACACAATTTTGGAAGTTATATAAGAGTTCACATTCTGAATACGACTCTAAATATTTAGCGGACAGAAAAGTGCTTCAACAATTGTTCAAACAAAATCAAAAATTATCGAATCCACTGCCATTACTAAATAGAAAATTCCATTATAAATTTCTTAAATATATAGAAGAACCAAGCGAAAACCATAATGCAAAGGTTAGAAAAATAGATTATCAATTAAGCCGAATTTTATCAAGATCAACAGTAAAAACGAGTCCGTTTAGCTCTTTTACTAGCGTTGAAATAAAAAAACAAGGTGAAATTCAGTCACATTCCGAACGTAATGATTATTATGCAACAGAATTAAATTTCTATATGTTGCAGAAAATTGTCCAAGTTTTAGCAAAAGACTATGAATATGCGAAGCAACTACCTTATCGAATGTCTTTTTATTCAATAGACCATGAAAATATACATTATACGATTCAAATAGACTTGGATAGAGGAAAAGTTTTTAATAACGTTGAGAAAACAATTGTCTTAAAAAATAATGTGATTTTAAAAACGTTAATCAACGCTTTTTCAAAAGATGATGTGATTAGCTACGAAAAATTAGTTCAACATTTGTTAAAATTCTCTGATGAACAAAGTATAAATAAGTTTCTGTATGAAGGATTAATAAAAAAAGGAATTATTTTTCCAGATATATGTGTTGATGAGTATAGTACAAATGTATATGAACATTTTATCCATACGCTGCGCAGCTTTAAAGATGAATCAAGAAAAATCGAAACGATTATCCAGCTCGTTGAAAATGCACAGCAGCTTTTAAAGGAATATGAAAAAGAAGATGTTGAAAATCGCTTTCATATTCAGCAAAAGGTCATTAATGAATTTGAAGAAATTGAAGAGGTTCTAGAGCATCCACTTCCGAAAGATTTGCTGTTTTATGAAGATTACGTTGTAAAAAATTCCGAAACTACACATCAACTAGAAAATCATACTTTAGAAGATATTCATTACATTCAAAAGCTTTCTTTACCGATTAATATTACATCAGCACTTCATTTTGAATTTGCGCATCAATATAAAAAAGTGTACGGAAATAAACGTGTATCGGTGTTAGATAGAGGCGTACGAAAATTATTTTTAGATGTTGTAGGTAAATTCCATAACTGGACGAATGTTCTTGCTCCAATAGAAAATCTAGAATCAAAAAAAGCCCTTCAACTAGAGGAAATGAAAAAAGAAGTAGCAAATTATTTGTGTTCATTAAAAGATGCAAGAAAAGAAGCGTACGTAAGTAAAAAGAAAATCGATCAATGGTATAAACAATTTATTGAAATATCACCGCTAAATGAAAAAATGTCGTCAACAGTTTTACTTCAGTCAAATGCAGAACATGTGATTTTAAATAAATTGTATGCAGGAAAACTACGCTTATTTACAAGATTTTTTGAAAATGAACCTTCTATTTATGAGGAAGAAGAATTTAAATCATATATTCAACATGTTTTTGGTCATCACACTGTCGAAATTATGGAAGGATTCGGATTCAATGCCAATCGACATCGAAGCGTTTTAAATAGATTAATTTTGCCGAATAGTCGGGGAACAAGTAATAATGAGCAGACATTACATGCGAGAAACTTATTTTTTGAATTTAATGAAGAAACTGAATTAGTTGAAATAAAGGAACCTGGTTCAGATACTCCTTTAACAGTTGAATGTTTAGGAAGTTTAGTAGATTATATGCTGCCTTATACAATTCAAATAATCGCGAATTCGGTAAGTCCGCGGTTTGACATCGATTATCTTGATTTATGGAATTTCAACAAAGAACAATTTATTGTTGATTATATTCCAAGAATTTACGTTGGGAATACGGTTATTTCAAGAGAAAAATGGTTAATTAATACAGCAAACTTAAGACGGAAATTAAAGCCAGATGAATGGGCCGTTTATGTAGCAAAAATGTTCATTGAGCAACAATTGCCAGTAGAATTTTTTGTTAAAAAATATTCTTCAGAAGAAGAGCAGATTGACTATGCAAAAATGAAAAAAACAGAATTTAAACCTCAATATATTAATCTATATTCACCAGTGTTTATAAAGGATTTTGAAAAGATTTGCAGTAGTCATCATTATATTATTTTAGAAGAAGTGTATCCTCGGCTTACTGATTATGAAACGAATAAAGAATATCAATGGGAAGTAGTTTTGGAGGATTGA
- a CDS encoding YcaO-like family protein — translation MTQMINQQLEKPEKASDCFLGKVHYLENTSFVFIGPYQKNEDEACFCCFEQMLKTNNSDYCYSLNNEPLRTTYYEWLKDVVEEMTDLLINTVYIIDKRTNELTKKEIHKHPLCPVCKDDVIEGTFLQDVKIDTPLMEDGRTTPLKEIKSRLDSFQQTLIDYDTGIGKRIFRDVESDIVPMYGIESYLGNRSYHSYGRSKGLISSKYAGLLEMIERFSSMVPHFKPSVYLSYESLKKQAKNPVDPNGLILPNGQMINEQMEVYDPAKKYYWTKCFDLGTEQTVYIPEQFIYYDHQILRNENRFVYETSNGTALGGSLQEAIIYGIFEAVERDNFLVHWYTKKLPRKINLETIQDEDINGVILFLKSKNFEVHLFDITLETGIPTVWVMAVNTSDESNLKIYNAAGSHYYPEKAIFSGLVEVATSAVIYNKILQGKKDSFAHLIDNPKAVQVMDDHVNYYAIEENLPAFDFLLKNLDKMEEISPKEMEPEFDFSYQSLKEVVLEHHPHLYVADLSNTVTKKLNLYVAKVLIPTLQPMTFGIQNERLNWQRLFEFGCTKEEVFLNWKPHPFP, via the coding sequence ATGACTCAAATGATTAATCAACAGTTAGAAAAGCCTGAAAAAGCGAGCGACTGTTTTTTGGGTAAAGTTCATTATCTAGAAAATACATCTTTCGTGTTTATCGGACCATACCAGAAAAATGAAGATGAGGCGTGCTTTTGCTGTTTTGAACAAATGTTAAAAACGAATAATAGTGATTACTGTTACTCGCTTAATAATGAACCGTTAAGAACAACTTATTATGAATGGTTAAAAGATGTAGTGGAAGAAATGACTGATTTACTCATAAATACAGTTTATATTATTGATAAACGCACGAATGAGTTAACAAAGAAAGAAATACATAAGCATCCTCTTTGCCCTGTTTGTAAAGATGATGTAATTGAAGGTACATTTTTGCAAGATGTTAAAATCGACACTCCACTTATGGAAGATGGGAGAACAACTCCACTCAAAGAAATCAAAAGCAGGCTTGATTCGTTTCAACAGACGCTAATTGATTATGATACTGGAATTGGCAAAAGAATTTTTCGTGATGTTGAATCAGATATTGTTCCGATGTATGGGATTGAATCTTACTTAGGAAATCGTTCATATCATTCGTACGGACGTTCAAAAGGATTAATTTCTTCTAAATATGCGGGTCTATTAGAAATGATCGAACGGTTTTCTAGTATGGTTCCCCATTTCAAGCCTTCTGTTTATTTATCATATGAATCGTTGAAAAAGCAAGCGAAAAATCCTGTTGATCCAAATGGATTGATTTTACCGAATGGACAAATGATCAATGAACAAATGGAAGTTTATGATCCAGCAAAAAAATATTATTGGACAAAATGTTTTGATCTAGGAACTGAGCAGACAGTTTACATTCCTGAACAGTTTATTTACTATGATCACCAAATTTTACGTAATGAAAATCGATTTGTCTATGAAACTTCAAATGGAACGGCACTCGGAGGATCATTACAGGAAGCAATTATTTATGGAATATTTGAAGCAGTTGAACGGGATAACTTTTTAGTTCATTGGTATACAAAGAAGCTGCCACGGAAAATTAACTTGGAAACAATTCAGGATGAAGATATAAACGGAGTTATTTTATTTTTGAAAAGTAAAAATTTTGAAGTTCATTTATTTGATATTACGTTAGAAACCGGGATACCAACAGTTTGGGTCATGGCGGTTAATACTAGTGATGAGAGTAATTTAAAAATATACAATGCGGCAGGATCGCATTATTATCCTGAAAAGGCGATATTTTCAGGGTTAGTAGAAGTCGCTACATCAGCCGTTATTTATAACAAAATTTTGCAAGGGAAAAAAGATTCATTTGCTCATTTAATTGATAATCCTAAAGCAGTACAAGTAATGGACGATCATGTTAACTATTATGCTATAGAGGAAAATTTACCAGCATTTGATTTCTTATTGAAAAATCTCGATAAGATGGAAGAGATTTCGCCTAAAGAGATGGAACCTGAGTTTGATTTTTCTTATCAATCTCTTAAAGAAGTCGTCCTTGAGCATCATCCGCATCTTTATGTTGCAGATTTAAGTAATACTGTGACAAAAAAATTAAACTTGTATGTGGCAAAAGTGTTAATTCCAACACTTCAGCCGATGACATTTGGTATCCAAAACGAGCGCTTAAATTGGCAGAGATTATTTGAATTCGGTTGTACTAAAGAGGAAGTGTTTTTGAATTGGAAACCGCATCCATTTCCTTAA
- a CDS encoding nitroreductase family protein produces METASISLKELFNSLTIKRHTHNRNTTSFEFVPFLGSIFTYEQSHTIPSVIKQSVHFQSWLNIVKFHFKYEHYQDGNPYKFHKYVPSARGIHPLIPFFIYKGHLCIYNIVEDNIIYIGFDKEKENEIELIIGIDLWRTCSIYGSFGLALSLLDLGHVIGSMKIEANGTGQQLRKVCYMFNRSEYRNKLGLLHPNDIFLGVKLVFQCNDPVCNDLFVSKRYPYSKKYHYHDELERIGLMDFIAVMEFSSNTLIDDQYHWQFPRSLLKTGRERTSNNSYVGLMDLSKPLKTAAFEQICQVIKETKEKILYGYKFRIYFVIQHVIGYEKGLYYLDGDECILRMATFQLDEFLFYEKSFFNLQKSPFLLFFSYLVEDYEADHLKIFYSHVLAGELMQGVSRIVSHLDMYARPIRNMNDAYIKKVFSLGDKERVIYGLFAGTGNGRSTKIKGD; encoded by the coding sequence TTGGAAACCGCATCCATTTCCTTAAAAGAATTATTTAATAGTTTAACGATAAAAAGGCATACACATAATCGCAACACTACTTCTTTTGAATTTGTTCCTTTTTTAGGATCGATTTTTACTTATGAGCAATCGCATACGATCCCGTCAGTAATAAAACAATCTGTTCATTTCCAATCGTGGCTTAATATCGTCAAATTCCATTTTAAATATGAGCATTATCAAGATGGGAATCCTTATAAATTTCATAAATATGTACCATCAGCGCGAGGGATTCATCCACTCATTCCATTCTTTATTTATAAAGGACATTTGTGCATTTACAATATCGTCGAAGATAACATTATTTATATTGGATTTGACAAAGAGAAGGAAAATGAGATTGAGCTTATTATTGGGATCGATCTTTGGAGAACCTGCTCAATATATGGCAGCTTTGGTCTTGCATTATCTTTGCTTGATTTAGGTCATGTCATCGGAAGCATGAAAATAGAAGCAAACGGAACAGGACAGCAATTGAGGAAAGTATGCTATATGTTTAACCGCTCAGAATATAGGAATAAATTAGGTCTTCTTCATCCAAATGATATATTTTTAGGAGTAAAACTTGTATTTCAGTGCAATGATCCAGTTTGCAACGATTTATTTGTTTCAAAGCGTTATCCTTATTCAAAAAAGTATCATTATCATGATGAACTGGAACGAATTGGCCTAATGGATTTTATCGCAGTAATGGAATTCTCCTCTAATACGTTAATAGATGACCAATATCATTGGCAGTTTCCACGTTCTTTACTTAAAACCGGAAGGGAACGAACGTCGAATAACAGCTATGTAGGTTTAATGGATTTAAGCAAACCATTAAAAACGGCGGCTTTTGAGCAAATATGCCAAGTGATAAAAGAGACGAAGGAAAAAATTTTGTACGGTTACAAATTTCGAATATATTTTGTTATTCAACATGTCATAGGCTATGAAAAGGGTCTTTACTATTTAGACGGTGACGAATGTATTTTGAGAATGGCGACATTTCAACTGGATGAATTTTTGTTTTATGAAAAATCGTTTTTTAATTTACAGAAATCGCCGTTTCTCTTATTCTTTTCGTATCTTGTAGAAGATTACGAGGCAGATCATTTAAAAATTTTTTATTCTCATGTATTAGCGGGCGAACTAATGCAAGGGGTGTCCAGAATTGTTTCTCATTTGGACATGTATGCTCGGCCAATTAGAAATATGAATGATGCGTACATTAAAAAAGTATTTTCTTTAGGGGATAAAGAGCGTGTAATCTATGGATTATTTGCTGGTACTGGTAATGGACGGAGCACTAAAATAAAAGGAGATTAA
- a CDS encoding lantibiotic dehydratase C-terminal domain-containing protein, which yields MEWKSYHIFIHDMTYHDRFIKQTLKSFVEDQHNAIEQYFFIRYWQGGPHIRFSFRSRVQEKMRELLGTYVDAFLESYEPSFVLTKDSYYEQHSFDGVKPPKEELYWVEDRVIKEIPYVPEYERYGGEEAIPYSEQLFQVSSSLAMNVLKLVADGNLVSKFVFAADFFQILSSFLTNEQQSGLKKFYHEFWVSFRKDSVDNDSLVKKIGQLYKTRITRKSPFAEELYLNVIEQFKLKMKEIEKVNPDINFPYLLSSHIHMFNNRIGFPPEFEHLLPLILLEIER from the coding sequence ATGGAGTGGAAATCATATCACATTTTTATCCATGATATGACTTATCATGATCGTTTCATTAAACAAACGTTAAAATCTTTTGTTGAAGATCAACATAACGCCATTGAACAATATTTCTTTATCAGGTATTGGCAAGGAGGTCCGCATATACGCTTTAGTTTCCGCTCACGAGTTCAAGAGAAAATGAGGGAATTGTTAGGAACATATGTAGATGCTTTTTTAGAAAGCTATGAGCCCTCTTTTGTTTTAACGAAAGATAGTTATTATGAGCAGCATTCGTTTGATGGTGTAAAGCCGCCTAAAGAGGAGCTTTATTGGGTTGAAGATCGCGTCATCAAAGAAATTCCATATGTGCCTGAGTATGAAAGATACGGTGGAGAAGAGGCGATTCCATATTCAGAGCAGCTCTTTCAAGTTTCCAGTTCTCTAGCAATGAATGTACTTAAGCTTGTTGCCGATGGGAATTTAGTCTCAAAGTTTGTATTTGCGGCTGATTTCTTTCAGATTTTAAGTTCGTTTTTAACAAATGAACAACAAAGCGGATTAAAGAAATTTTATCATGAATTTTGGGTGAGCTTTAGAAAAGATTCGGTTGATAATGATTCATTAGTAAAAAAGATTGGTCAACTATACAAAACAAGAATCACAAGGAAAAGTCCTTTTGCAGAAGAATTATATTTAAATGTGATTGAACAATTTAAGCTGAAGATGAAAGAGATTGAAAAAGTGAATCCAGATATAAACTTCCCTTACTTGCTCTCTTCTCATATTCATATGTTCAATAATAGGATTGGTTTTCCGCCAGAGTTTGAACATTTACTTCCACTTATTTTACTCGAAATAGAGAGGTGA
- a CDS encoding SagB/ThcOx family dehydrogenase, giving the protein MFQWDFCLYKKDERRLYKTYHKQSNHNPHTQTITAPRREYEVLSLDTIGAKKTMDIPNVSQLPPLNISLSDAFLQRRTSWHFSDVEMGKEMLQSLLGYSFGMSSPKDRKRTYASGGQFYPIEIYFVPTRRTVANGVLEEKVYKFNVDRNEIVEMKDIDVDSLHKVSAQTDVGYFSFDEAQIIVFLVANDQDISVKYMDFSYRLLLLEAGHMAQNFQLTCTALGLSSVPMGGFHEVVVHQLLGIEDHSYMTVYTLLGG; this is encoded by the coding sequence GTGTTTCAATGGGATTTTTGTTTATATAAAAAAGACGAACGCCGCCTTTACAAAACTTATCATAAGCAGTCTAATCATAACCCGCACACTCAGACAATCACAGCTCCTAGACGAGAATATGAAGTGTTGTCGCTTGACACAATCGGTGCAAAGAAGACAATGGATATTCCAAACGTTTCACAGCTGCCGCCTTTAAATATATCATTATCTGATGCGTTTTTACAAAGACGAACATCTTGGCATTTTTCTGACGTAGAGATGGGCAAAGAAATGCTGCAAAGCTTGTTAGGCTATAGCTTTGGGATGAGTAGTCCAAAGGATCGTAAAAGAACATATGCATCTGGAGGGCAATTTTACCCAATTGAAATTTATTTTGTTCCGACAAGAAGAACAGTCGCAAATGGTGTTTTGGAAGAAAAAGTGTATAAGTTTAATGTTGATCGGAATGAAATTGTTGAAATGAAGGATATTGATGTTGATTCTTTACACAAAGTGAGTGCACAAACTGATGTTGGTTATTTTTCATTTGATGAAGCACAAATTATTGTTTTTTTAGTAGCAAATGATCAAGATATTTCTGTGAAATATATGGATTTTTCATATCGCTTGTTATTGCTCGAAGCCGGACATATGGCGCAAAACTTCCAATTAACATGTACAGCCCTTGGATTATCTTCAGTTCCAATGGGAGGATTTCATGAAGTTGTAGTTCATCAATTACTTGGCATAGAAGATCATTCTTATATGACGGTTTACACATTATTAGGAGGATAA